In one window of Epinephelus fuscoguttatus linkage group LG20, E.fuscoguttatus.final_Chr_v1 DNA:
- the cmn gene encoding calymmin isoform X2, translating into MLGRLLLQSAVVLWLVQTVHTGGYGAAAGVSNGHGPQPNGRKLHNGGGVGRMLMPSKGVGQVMGAQNGYGGYPTKGIGYGAAAGGTNGGGTKGYGAAAGVTSGQGGKPQGGDPAVLPNGNGAKSNGYGVQAGPTNGQQMKGNGYGVQAGQTNGQQMKGNGYGVQAGQTNGQQMKGNGYGVQAGQTNGQPMKGNGYGAQAGGYGGQATKGYGAPNGNSGLFNGYGAAAAGALGGNGAKHTGNGAAAAAHNGHGTKGYGAGAGSPNGNGAKTNGQGAAAGPSNGARPNGHGGAGSKPMKGYGRPPYGAGPGVGIGASRGLGVPQLARHQGYGGNGYNGYGAQPMGGHMGGYGSAGLGLGPRYGNGGMKGPKPGYGAAAGVANGQGAKSNGYAGARAPNRNGAVPNGYGYPSGGATKPAKPGYGNIPNGYGTKPNGYGATRGGAMRPQPGYGNGAVPNGYGAKPNGYGAAAGAGAGAGVTKGYGAKPNGHGNGAALGGYGGKPNGYGGSKPQTTKGVGAVSPSGGAKSLDTGYGGPAGVPNGQLAKAANTGYGMMPNGAGVSNEKGLKGGALSPEQPSATPEEAAAPPPAVTYGAAPVAPEPTSGILVMVTQEKYQKLPSPVPQGKSYKQTPLIPQATPEPAPAIPQGKGPKPAFEPAPEPLGKAPKAATSGTAPVVPHTDPAPEPEAVPHQVNGGGASVSKGQGAKPAKPDCGPSGVPNGQWMKIPRPGYGAGAGVPNRFGAKPNGYGASAGGYSNGGAKANKPAYGAGSYTVPGLSNGYGAGLGYPYGGKPNQPSYGQGAYLGAGYGNGNSYGGSAGLGDAGKSKSAYGNGNGYSAGVQPDYASLGQGVPTVNGKSGGAKQMPYNGAPVVPAGLDGMSQFEPQSAGLGPNGKLGGMYGGMGGLPFGGQTLGVGAEKSNTKYGIGGLQFGGQPLSTGTNGAGKYGYGGSPYGPAGDGKSSGKYGGLGAGMGANSAPAQYGYGGFPNGGQLLGLGSNGKTAGKYGYGRMPYEAQPARLSPEAESNGKYSLAGSSYQPEPLGLGQNGKLTGTLGLAGSSYQPEPLGLGQNGKLTGTLGGGEVPYAPQALGFGSKAKSAGKYGNQGPYQSQPLESVSESRSGGEYGAAGLPYESLPLETDSAEKSYGKVEVPTPAVAVEGEGMSIDRYENVGYINGQVQPEVVAFPAAPTPSPTLAYPSDPSYLPVESFTPDVEPDAGVSDLPDPAGTADLALDSAPAADSLGVAQVPEQPDDLLHQQQLPRQIHIQQHLKLHFHPQGAKNGKYDLNGFFGNSGYQG; encoded by the exons ATGCTGGGACGACTACTACTTCAGAGCGCAGTGGTTCTTTGGCTGGTGCAGACAGTGCACACAGGGG GTTATGGTGCTGCAGCTGGAGTATCCAATGGACATGGGCCGCAGCCTAATG GAAGAAAACTCCACAATGGTGGAGGTGTAGGACGAATGCTGATGCCATCAAAAG GTGTGGGTCAGGTGATGGGTGCTCAAAATGGATACGGCGGATATCCCACCAAAGGCATAG GCTATGGTGCAGCTGCTGGTGGGACCAATGGAGGAGGGACAAAAG GCTATGGAGCAGCAGCGGGTGTAACCAGTGGACAAGGTGGTAAACCACAGG GAGGAGATCCAGCAGTTTTACCGAATGGAAATGGAGCAAAATCTAATG GATATGGTGTTCAAGCCGGCCCAACCAATGGACAACAAATGAAAGGCAACG GCTATGGTGTTCAAGCTGGCCAAACCAATGGTCAACAAATGAAAGGCAACG GCTATGGTGTTCAAGCTGGCCAAACCAATGGACAACAAATGAAAGGCAACG GCTATGGTGTTCAAGCCGGCCAAACCAATGGACAACCAATGAAAGGCAACG GCTATGGAGCTCAAGCTGGCGGTTACGGCGGACAAGCAACTAAAG GTTATGGAGCACCAAATGGAAACAGCGGCCTTTTTAATG GTtacggtgctgctgctgctggtgctttAGGTGGGAATGGAGCTAAACACACTG GTAatggagctgcagctgctgcacatAATGGACATGGAACTAAAG GCTATGGGGCTGGAGCTGGTTCACCTAATGGAAATGGGGCTAAAACTAATG GTcaaggagcagcagctggtcCATCCAATGGGGCAAGACCTAATG GACATGGGGGAGCTGGTAGTAAACCAATGAAAGGATACGGTCGACCACCGTACGGCGCAG GTCCAGGTGTGGGGATTGGAGCCTCCAGAGGTCTGGGTGTACCTCAACTTGCCAGGCACCAAG GATATGGAGGTAATGGTTATAACGGTTATGGAGCTCAGCCCATGGGAG GCCACATGGGTGGTTATGGCAGCGCTGGTTTGGGTTTGGGACCTCGGTATGGAAATGGAGGAATGAAGGGGCCGAAGCCTG GCTATGGTGCTGCAGCAGGTGTTGCCAATGGACAAGGTGCAAAATCAAATG GTTATGCTGGAGCCAGAGCCCCTAATAGGAATGGAGCTGTGCCAAATG GTTATGGATACCCAAGTGGTGGAGCCACCAAGCCAGCAAAACCAG gTTATGGCAATATTCCCAATGGGTATGGCACCAAACCCAATG GATATGGAGCCACCAGAGGAGGTGCTATGAGACCTCAACCAG gTTATGGAAATGGAGCTGTTCCTAATGGATATGGAGCTAAACCCAATG GTTatggagctgcagctggagctggagctggagcaggTGTTACCAAAGGCTATGGAGCCAAACCCAACG GTCATGGAAATGGTGCTGCGCTTGGTGGATATGGAGGTAAACCCAATG GATACGGAGGCTCAAAACCACAAACTACCAAAGGTGTTGGAGCAGTGTCGCCCAGTGGAGGTGCTAAATCACTCGACACAG GCTATGGTGGTCCTGCTGGTGTACCTAATGGACAGCTGGCTAAAGCAGCAAATACAG GCTACGGCATGATGCCAAATGGTGCAGGTGTGTCCAATGAAAAGGGCCTAAAAGGTGGAGCTCTCTCACCTGAGCAGCCGAGTGCAACACCAGAGGAGGCTGCTGCACCCCCACCAGCAGTAACTTACGGTGCAGCACCTGTTGCCCCAGAGCCGACGAGTGGTATCCTTGTTATGGTGACACAAGAGAAATATCAAAAGCTGCCTTCACCCGTGCCACAAGGAAAGAGCTACAAACAGACACCACTAATCCCTCAGGCTACACCAGAACCAGCACCAGCCATTCCTCAAGGCAAAGGCCCAAAGCCTGCATTTGAACCCGCACCTGAACCACTGGGCAAAGCTCCGAAAGCAGCCACATCTGGAACTGCACCAGTAGTTCCCCACACTGACCCAGCACCAGAGCCGGAAGCAGTCCCCCATCAAG TGAACGGAGGAGGAGCTTCAGTGTCCAAGGGACAGGGAGCTAAACCAGCCAAACCTG ACTGTGGACCATCAGGAGTACCAAATGGACAATGGATGAAAATACCAAGACCTG GTTATGGAGCAGGAGCTGGTGTTCCAAATAGATTTGGTGCCAAACCAAACG GATACGGTGCCAGTGCAGGGGGATATTCAAACGGAGGAGCTAAAGCAAACAAACCAG CTTATGGAGCAGGAAGCTACACTGTCCCTGGACTCAGCAATGGATATGGAGCTG GCCTTGGATATCCCTATGGAGGGAAACCTAATCAACCta GTTACGGACAAGGAGCATATCTCGGAGCTGGATATGGAAATGGAAATTCATACGGAG GAAGCGCAGGTCTGGGTGACGCTGGCAAGTCCAAATCAG CGTATGGAAATGGAAATGGCTACAGTGCTGGTGTACAGCCGGACTATGCAA gTCTTGGTCAAGGTGTTCCTACTGTTAATGGAAAATCAG GTGGTGCCAAACAGATGCCTTACAATGGAGCCCCAGTGGTTCCTGCTGGACTCGATG GAATGAGCCAGTTTGAGCCCCAGTCTGCTGGTCTTGGTCCAAATGGAAAATTGGGCGGCATGTATGGTG GAATGGGTGGCTTGCCATTTGGCGGTCAGACTCTGGGAGTGGGTGCAGAGAAATCTAACACCAAGTATG GCATTGGTGGGCTGCAGTTTGGTGGACAGCCCCTCAGTACAGGCACTAATGGAGCAGGAAAGTATG GTTATGGTGGAAGCCCCTATGGGCCTGCTGGAGATGGCAAATCATCTGGAAAATATG GTGGTCTTGGTGCTGGCATGGGTGCTAATTCTGCACCAGCACAATATG GATATGGAGGATTCCCCAATGGTGGACAGCTTCTTGGTCTCGGCAGTAATGGAAAGACAGCCGGCAAATATG GTTATGGAAGGATGCCTTATGAAGCTCAACCAGCTAGACTGAGCCCTGAAGCCGAATCTAACGGCAAATACA GTCTGGCTGGATCATCATATCAGCCTGAACCTCTGGGACTTGGACAGAACGGAAAATTAACAGGCACATTAG GTCTGGCTGGATCATCATATCAGCCTGAACCTCTGGGACTTGGACAGAACGGAAAATTAACAGGCACATTAG GTGGCGGTGAAGTTCCCTATGCACCGCAGGCCCTTGGTTTTGGGAGCAAAGCAAAATCTGCTGGGAAATACG GTAACCAGGGACCATACCAGTCACAGCCCCTTGAATCTGTATCTGAAAGCAGATCTGGTGGAGAATATG GTGCAGCTGGTTTACCGTATGAGTCCCTGCCTCTGGAGACAGATTCAGCTGAAAAATCTTACG GGAAGGTAGAGGTGCCGACACCAGCAGTTGCAGTTGAAGGCGAGGGGATGTCCATTGACAGATATG AAAATGTGGGCTATATAAATGGACAAGTGCAGCCAGAAG TTGTTGCGTTTCCTGCAGCTCCTACTCCCAGCCCTACTCTGGCCTACCCCTCTGACCCGTCCTATCTGCCTGTGGAGTCTTTCACGCCTGATGTGGAACCTGATGCGGGTGTTAGCGACCTACCTGACCCTGCAGGGACTGCCGACCTCGCCCTCGACTCTGCACCTGCCGCAGATTCGCTGGGTGTGGCTCAGGTGCCTGAGCAACCTGATGACCTGcttcatcagcagcagctgccGCGTCAGATTCACATTCAGCAGCATCTCAAACTGCATTTTCACCCACAAG gAGCAAAGAACGGCAAATATGACTTGAACGGCTTCTTTGGGAACAGTGGCTATCAAG GTTAA
- the cmn gene encoding calymmin isoform X4, translating into MLGRLLLQSAVVLWLVQTVHTGGYGAAAGVSNGHGPQPNGRKLHNGGGVGRMLMPSKGVGQVMGAQNGYGGYPTKGIGYGAAAGGTNGGGTKGYGAAAGVTSGQGGKPQGGDPAVLPNGNGAKSNGYGVQAGPTNGQQMKGNGYGVQAGQTNGQQMKGNGYGVQAGQTNGQQMKGNGYGVQAGQTNGQPMKGNGYGAQAGGYGGQATKGYGAPNGNSGLFNGYGAAAAGALGGNGAKHTGNGAAAAAHNGHGTKGYGAGAGSPNGNGAKTNGQGAAAGPSNGARPNGHGGAGSKPMKGYGRPPYGAGPGVGIGASRGLGVPQLARHQGYGGNGYNGYGAQPMGGHMGGYGSAGLGLGPRYGNGGMKGPKPGYGAAAGVANGQGAKSNGYAGARAPNRNGAVPNGYGYPSGGATKPAKPGYGNIPNGYGTKPNGYGATRGGAMRPQPGYGNGAVPNGYGAKPNGYGAAAGAGAGAGVTKGYGAKPNGHGNGAALGGYGGKPNGYGGSKPQTTKGVGAVSPSGGAKSLDTGYGGPAGVPNGQLAKAANTGYGMMPNGAGVSNEKGLKGGALSPEQPSATPEEAAAPPPAVTYGAAPVAPEPTSGILVMVTQEKYQKLPSPVPQGKSYKQTPLIPQATPEPAPAIPQGKGPKPAFEPAPEPLGKAPKAATSGTAPVVPHTDPAPEPEAVPHQVNGGGASVSKGQGAKPAKPDCGPSGVPNGQWMKIPRPGYGAGAGVPNRFGAKPNGYGASAGGYSNGGAKANKPAYGAGSYTVPGLSNGYGAAGLGYPYGGKPNQPSYGQGAYLGAGYGNGNSYGGSAGLGDAGKSKSAYGNGNGYSAGVQPDYASLGQGVPTVNGKSGGAKQMPYNGAPVVPAGLDGMSQFEPQSAGLGPNGKLGGMYGGMGGLPFGGQTLGVGAEKSNTKYGIGGLQFGGQPLSTGTNGAGKYGYGGSPYGPAGDGKSSGKYGYGGFPNGGQLLGLGSNGKTAGKYGYGRMPYEAQPARLSPEAESNGKYSLAGSSYQPEPLGLGQNGKLTGTLGLAGSSYQPEPLGLGQNGKLTGTLGGGEVPYAPQALGFGSKAKSAGKYGNQGPYQSQPLESVSESRSGGEYGAAGLPYESLPLETDSAEKSYGKVEVPTPAVAVEGEGMSIDRYENVGYINGQVQPEVVAFPAAPTPSPTLAYPSDPSYLPVESFTPDVEPDAGVSDLPDPAGTADLALDSAPAADSLGVAQVPEQPDDLLHQQQLPRQIHIQQHLKLHFHPQGAKNGKYDLNGFFGNSGYQG; encoded by the exons ATGCTGGGACGACTACTACTTCAGAGCGCAGTGGTTCTTTGGCTGGTGCAGACAGTGCACACAGGGG GTTATGGTGCTGCAGCTGGAGTATCCAATGGACATGGGCCGCAGCCTAATG GAAGAAAACTCCACAATGGTGGAGGTGTAGGACGAATGCTGATGCCATCAAAAG GTGTGGGTCAGGTGATGGGTGCTCAAAATGGATACGGCGGATATCCCACCAAAGGCATAG GCTATGGTGCAGCTGCTGGTGGGACCAATGGAGGAGGGACAAAAG GCTATGGAGCAGCAGCGGGTGTAACCAGTGGACAAGGTGGTAAACCACAGG GAGGAGATCCAGCAGTTTTACCGAATGGAAATGGAGCAAAATCTAATG GATATGGTGTTCAAGCCGGCCCAACCAATGGACAACAAATGAAAGGCAACG GCTATGGTGTTCAAGCTGGCCAAACCAATGGTCAACAAATGAAAGGCAACG GCTATGGTGTTCAAGCTGGCCAAACCAATGGACAACAAATGAAAGGCAACG GCTATGGTGTTCAAGCCGGCCAAACCAATGGACAACCAATGAAAGGCAACG GCTATGGAGCTCAAGCTGGCGGTTACGGCGGACAAGCAACTAAAG GTTATGGAGCACCAAATGGAAACAGCGGCCTTTTTAATG GTtacggtgctgctgctgctggtgctttAGGTGGGAATGGAGCTAAACACACTG GTAatggagctgcagctgctgcacatAATGGACATGGAACTAAAG GCTATGGGGCTGGAGCTGGTTCACCTAATGGAAATGGGGCTAAAACTAATG GTcaaggagcagcagctggtcCATCCAATGGGGCAAGACCTAATG GACATGGGGGAGCTGGTAGTAAACCAATGAAAGGATACGGTCGACCACCGTACGGCGCAG GTCCAGGTGTGGGGATTGGAGCCTCCAGAGGTCTGGGTGTACCTCAACTTGCCAGGCACCAAG GATATGGAGGTAATGGTTATAACGGTTATGGAGCTCAGCCCATGGGAG GCCACATGGGTGGTTATGGCAGCGCTGGTTTGGGTTTGGGACCTCGGTATGGAAATGGAGGAATGAAGGGGCCGAAGCCTG GCTATGGTGCTGCAGCAGGTGTTGCCAATGGACAAGGTGCAAAATCAAATG GTTATGCTGGAGCCAGAGCCCCTAATAGGAATGGAGCTGTGCCAAATG GTTATGGATACCCAAGTGGTGGAGCCACCAAGCCAGCAAAACCAG gTTATGGCAATATTCCCAATGGGTATGGCACCAAACCCAATG GATATGGAGCCACCAGAGGAGGTGCTATGAGACCTCAACCAG gTTATGGAAATGGAGCTGTTCCTAATGGATATGGAGCTAAACCCAATG GTTatggagctgcagctggagctggagctggagcaggTGTTACCAAAGGCTATGGAGCCAAACCCAACG GTCATGGAAATGGTGCTGCGCTTGGTGGATATGGAGGTAAACCCAATG GATACGGAGGCTCAAAACCACAAACTACCAAAGGTGTTGGAGCAGTGTCGCCCAGTGGAGGTGCTAAATCACTCGACACAG GCTATGGTGGTCCTGCTGGTGTACCTAATGGACAGCTGGCTAAAGCAGCAAATACAG GCTACGGCATGATGCCAAATGGTGCAGGTGTGTCCAATGAAAAGGGCCTAAAAGGTGGAGCTCTCTCACCTGAGCAGCCGAGTGCAACACCAGAGGAGGCTGCTGCACCCCCACCAGCAGTAACTTACGGTGCAGCACCTGTTGCCCCAGAGCCGACGAGTGGTATCCTTGTTATGGTGACACAAGAGAAATATCAAAAGCTGCCTTCACCCGTGCCACAAGGAAAGAGCTACAAACAGACACCACTAATCCCTCAGGCTACACCAGAACCAGCACCAGCCATTCCTCAAGGCAAAGGCCCAAAGCCTGCATTTGAACCCGCACCTGAACCACTGGGCAAAGCTCCGAAAGCAGCCACATCTGGAACTGCACCAGTAGTTCCCCACACTGACCCAGCACCAGAGCCGGAAGCAGTCCCCCATCAAG TGAACGGAGGAGGAGCTTCAGTGTCCAAGGGACAGGGAGCTAAACCAGCCAAACCTG ACTGTGGACCATCAGGAGTACCAAATGGACAATGGATGAAAATACCAAGACCTG GTTATGGAGCAGGAGCTGGTGTTCCAAATAGATTTGGTGCCAAACCAAACG GATACGGTGCCAGTGCAGGGGGATATTCAAACGGAGGAGCTAAAGCAAACAAACCAG CTTATGGAGCAGGAAGCTACACTGTCCCTGGACTCAGCAATGGATATGGAGCTG CAGGCCTTGGATATCCCTATGGAGGGAAACCTAATCAACCta GTTACGGACAAGGAGCATATCTCGGAGCTGGATATGGAAATGGAAATTCATACGGAG GAAGCGCAGGTCTGGGTGACGCTGGCAAGTCCAAATCAG CGTATGGAAATGGAAATGGCTACAGTGCTGGTGTACAGCCGGACTATGCAA gTCTTGGTCAAGGTGTTCCTACTGTTAATGGAAAATCAG GTGGTGCCAAACAGATGCCTTACAATGGAGCCCCAGTGGTTCCTGCTGGACTCGATG GAATGAGCCAGTTTGAGCCCCAGTCTGCTGGTCTTGGTCCAAATGGAAAATTGGGCGGCATGTATGGTG GAATGGGTGGCTTGCCATTTGGCGGTCAGACTCTGGGAGTGGGTGCAGAGAAATCTAACACCAAGTATG GCATTGGTGGGCTGCAGTTTGGTGGACAGCCCCTCAGTACAGGCACTAATGGAGCAGGAAAGTATG GTTATGGTGGAAGCCCCTATGGGCCTGCTGGAGATGGCAAATCATCTGGAAAATATG GATATGGAGGATTCCCCAATGGTGGACAGCTTCTTGGTCTCGGCAGTAATGGAAAGACAGCCGGCAAATATG GTTATGGAAGGATGCCTTATGAAGCTCAACCAGCTAGACTGAGCCCTGAAGCCGAATCTAACGGCAAATACA GTCTGGCTGGATCATCATATCAGCCTGAACCTCTGGGACTTGGACAGAACGGAAAATTAACAGGCACATTAG GTCTGGCTGGATCATCATATCAGCCTGAACCTCTGGGACTTGGACAGAACGGAAAATTAACAGGCACATTAG GTGGCGGTGAAGTTCCCTATGCACCGCAGGCCCTTGGTTTTGGGAGCAAAGCAAAATCTGCTGGGAAATACG GTAACCAGGGACCATACCAGTCACAGCCCCTTGAATCTGTATCTGAAAGCAGATCTGGTGGAGAATATG GTGCAGCTGGTTTACCGTATGAGTCCCTGCCTCTGGAGACAGATTCAGCTGAAAAATCTTACG GGAAGGTAGAGGTGCCGACACCAGCAGTTGCAGTTGAAGGCGAGGGGATGTCCATTGACAGATATG AAAATGTGGGCTATATAAATGGACAAGTGCAGCCAGAAG TTGTTGCGTTTCCTGCAGCTCCTACTCCCAGCCCTACTCTGGCCTACCCCTCTGACCCGTCCTATCTGCCTGTGGAGTCTTTCACGCCTGATGTGGAACCTGATGCGGGTGTTAGCGACCTACCTGACCCTGCAGGGACTGCCGACCTCGCCCTCGACTCTGCACCTGCCGCAGATTCGCTGGGTGTGGCTCAGGTGCCTGAGCAACCTGATGACCTGcttcatcagcagcagctgccGCGTCAGATTCACATTCAGCAGCATCTCAAACTGCATTTTCACCCACAAG gAGCAAAGAACGGCAAATATGACTTGAACGGCTTCTTTGGGAACAGTGGCTATCAAG GTTAA